In the Chlorobium limicola DSM 245 genome, one interval contains:
- a CDS encoding dodecin, with protein sequence MSAHIYKKVEIVGSSVTSIEDAVNNAVAKAAESIRHIRWVEIVETRCHVEDQKIAYWQVTVKIGFTLDEN encoded by the coding sequence ATGAGCGCTCACATCTATAAAAAAGTTGAAATTGTCGGGTCATCGGTAACCAGCATCGAAGATGCCGTTAACAATGCCGTAGCGAAAGCCGCAGAGTCGATAAGACATATCCGCTGGGTCGAAATAGTCGAGACACGCTGTCATGTGGAAGATCAGAAGATCGCCTACTGGCAGGTTACCGTAAAAATCGGCTTTACGCTTGACGAAAACTGA
- a CDS encoding 4Fe-4S dicluster domain-containing protein — protein sequence MNYGFVIDARKCIGCHACTVACKSENQVPLGVNRTWVKYVEKGTFPDTRRYFTVLRCNHCAEPPCVDICPVEALQKRPDGIVDFDSRRCIGCKACAQACPYNALYIDPDTHTSAKCNYCAHRKEVGLQPACVAICPQQAIVSGDLDDPGSKIAALVAGERTVVRKPEKGTLPKLFYINGDGPSLDPMAAPLLEEYHWSAQSRGVGHFAEKGKGAPGIEKRTHAAPSTGPKTRRVYDIPSKGAVWGWEVPAYVTAKAVSSGVFLVFFALLVVFQLQLSDSLQWAAWAVSFIFLALTGGFLIKDLDRPDRFSSVMLRPQFGSWLVRGGLTITGYGAFLALWGGARLLRIPVLETAALWGGALFAIVTAIYTAFLFGAAKGRDFWQSPMLLLHMFLNSLLAGGSAMLLLGLGTGSSSELLGLLRQLLTAGFGLHMAIMLIELYGKHPSVGAERAAEIIREGSLKNQFWSGSFLGGNLLPLLVTLFSPDPLMLAAASLLGLCGVFFTEKVWVQAPQRIPLS from the coding sequence ATGAACTACGGTTTTGTTATCGATGCCCGGAAGTGTATCGGATGCCATGCATGCACGGTTGCCTGCAAGTCCGAAAACCAGGTTCCTCTCGGAGTGAACCGTACCTGGGTGAAATATGTCGAAAAAGGCACTTTTCCCGATACACGGCGCTACTTTACCGTTCTGCGCTGCAACCACTGCGCCGAACCTCCCTGCGTCGATATCTGCCCGGTAGAGGCGCTGCAGAAGCGTCCGGACGGCATTGTGGATTTCGACAGCCGCCGCTGCATCGGCTGTAAGGCCTGTGCCCAGGCATGCCCTTACAATGCGCTTTACATTGACCCCGATACGCATACGTCGGCGAAGTGCAACTATTGCGCGCATCGCAAGGAGGTCGGTCTCCAGCCGGCATGCGTGGCCATTTGTCCGCAGCAGGCAATCGTTTCGGGCGATCTCGACGATCCGGGCAGCAAAATCGCCGCTCTGGTTGCCGGAGAGCGGACCGTCGTGCGCAAGCCCGAAAAAGGCACTCTGCCGAAACTGTTCTATATCAACGGAGACGGCCCGTCGCTCGATCCTATGGCGGCACCGCTGCTGGAGGAGTATCACTGGAGCGCTCAGTCAAGAGGTGTCGGGCATTTTGCCGAAAAAGGAAAAGGCGCACCGGGAATCGAAAAGCGCACCCATGCGGCGCCTTCGACCGGTCCGAAAACCCGACGGGTCTACGACATTCCGTCGAAAGGCGCCGTCTGGGGATGGGAGGTGCCGGCCTATGTGACGGCCAAGGCAGTCTCGTCCGGAGTCTTTCTTGTATTTTTTGCGCTGCTTGTGGTTTTTCAGCTGCAACTTTCCGATTCGCTTCAGTGGGCTGCGTGGGCGGTTTCGTTTATATTTCTCGCTCTTACGGGCGGATTTCTTATCAAGGATCTCGATCGTCCCGATCGTTTTTCATCGGTCATGCTGCGTCCGCAATTCGGCTCATGGCTTGTCCGCGGCGGTCTTACCATAACCGGCTACGGAGCCTTTCTCGCCTTGTGGGGCGGGGCCAGGCTTCTGCGGATTCCCGTGCTTGAAACCGCCGCGCTCTGGGGCGGCGCCCTGTTTGCGATCGTGACGGCAATTTACACCGCGTTTCTTTTCGGCGCCGCGAAAGGGCGCGACTTCTGGCAGAGTCCGATGCTGCTTCTGCATATGTTTCTGAACTCCCTGCTCGCCGGCGGCTCGGCCATGCTGCTGCTCGGGCTTGGCACCGGAAGCTCGTCGGAACTTCTCGGGCTGCTCCGTCAGCTTCTGACGGCAGGTTTCGGGCTGCATATGGCAATCATGCTGATCGAGCTCTATGGAAAGCATCCCTCTGTAGGGGCTGAACGTGCGGCTGAAATTATCCGTGAGGGCAGCCTGAAAAACCAGTTCTGGAGCGGAAGTTTTCTCGGAGGAAACCTGCTGCCTCTTCTCGTTACGCTGTTTTCTCCGGATCCGCTGATGCTTGCCGCTGCGTCCCTTCTCGGACTGTGCGGCGTGTTCTTCACAGAAAAAGTCTGGGTTCAGGCCCCGCAGAGAATACCTTTAAGTTAA